A window of Hymenobacter aerilatus contains these coding sequences:
- the xylA gene encoding xylose isomerase, translating into MSSSTLTKTEYFKGIDVIKYEGRESDNPLAFKWYDENRVVAGKTMKDHLRFAVSYWHTFTGTGGDPFGPGTKEFSWDAKGEILGRAYDKMDAAFEFFTKLGTPYYCFHDVDLVDEASTLKEYESNMQAIVGYAKQKQQETGVKLLWGTANVFSNPRYMNGASTNPDFSVLTYAATQVKNSLDATIALGGENYVFWGGREGYMTLLNTNMKRELAHMGRFLATARDYARQQGFTGKFFIEPKPAEPTKHQYDFDAATVIGFLKEYGLENDFMLNLEVNHATLAGHTFQHELQVAADANMLGSMDANRGDYQNGWDTDQFPNNLNELAESMLVILEAGGFKHGGINFDAKTRRNSTDLEDIFIAHISGMDAFARSLVIANDILEKSAYKKFRTERYASFDSGAGAAFERGELTLEDLRRLAFEHGEPTPRSGKQEWLESLINQYI; encoded by the coding sequence ATGTCGAGCAGCACGCTAACTAAGACGGAGTATTTCAAGGGCATTGACGTTATCAAGTACGAAGGGCGCGAGTCGGACAACCCGCTGGCGTTCAAATGGTACGATGAAAACCGCGTGGTAGCCGGCAAAACCATGAAGGACCACCTGCGTTTTGCCGTATCCTACTGGCACACCTTCACTGGCACCGGCGGCGACCCATTCGGCCCCGGCACCAAGGAGTTTAGCTGGGATGCCAAAGGCGAAATCCTGGGTCGCGCCTACGATAAGATGGACGCCGCTTTCGAGTTCTTCACCAAGCTGGGCACACCTTACTACTGCTTCCACGACGTGGACCTGGTAGACGAAGCGTCTACCCTGAAGGAGTACGAAAGCAACATGCAAGCCATTGTGGGCTATGCCAAGCAGAAGCAGCAGGAAACCGGCGTGAAGCTGCTGTGGGGCACAGCCAACGTGTTTTCGAACCCGCGCTACATGAACGGCGCCAGCACCAACCCCGATTTCTCGGTACTGACCTACGCCGCTACCCAGGTGAAAAACTCCCTGGATGCGACCATTGCCTTGGGCGGTGAGAACTACGTGTTCTGGGGTGGCCGCGAGGGCTACATGACCCTGCTCAACACCAACATGAAGCGCGAGCTGGCGCACATGGGCCGCTTCCTAGCTACGGCCCGCGACTACGCCCGCCAGCAGGGTTTCACCGGCAAGTTCTTCATCGAGCCTAAGCCCGCCGAGCCCACCAAGCACCAGTACGACTTCGACGCTGCCACCGTAATCGGCTTCCTGAAGGAGTACGGCCTCGAAAACGACTTCATGCTGAACCTGGAAGTGAACCACGCCACGCTGGCCGGCCACACCTTCCAGCACGAGCTGCAAGTGGCCGCCGATGCCAATATGTTGGGCTCGATGGACGCCAACCGCGGCGACTACCAGAACGGCTGGGACACCGACCAGTTCCCCAACAACCTGAACGAGCTGGCGGAATCGATGCTGGTGATTCTGGAGGCCGGCGGCTTCAAGCACGGCGGTATCAACTTCGACGCCAAAACCCGCCGCAACTCCACCGACCTGGAGGACATCTTCATTGCCCACATTTCGGGGATGGACGCCTTTGCCCGTTCGCTGGTCATTGCCAACGACATCCTGGAGAAGTCGGCCTACAAAAAATTCCGCACCGAGCGTTACGCTTCGTTCGATTCGGGTGCGGGCGCGGCCTTCGAGCGCGGCGAGCTGACCCTGGAGGATCTGCGCCGCCTGGCCTTCGAGCACGGCGAGCCTAC